A portion of the Bacteroidota bacterium genome contains these proteins:
- a CDS encoding glycosyltransferase: MRIIHYFVDEIRTPFVAEDIRRIAARFEVVYLFSVEKLEGKENLPENVIVYEDFLDWKQFKPMQIVIKNLFSILGIYISESWALKKFLPFKKTIALISSNIFKAEQILDIVRTLRLRSGYELRSGYELTSINSGLYAQTEVTSQSLSKPTPRSLSVVEAPAYYSFWFYDCIYLAWMRKKGWIDKAVTRAHGGDLFEERGSLNGKTLLRNFQTKYLDAVLSVSDEGTEYLKKRYPKAKNKIKTVFLGSQDAGENPFEKKSFTIVSCARVRNIKRIHKIAEMLQFISFPITWIHIGSENLEAKNDPTISIYLKNKEKLNQNPNVTVVTQGLMNNQEVLNLYKNTPINLFISLSEAEGIPVSMMEAISFGIPILSTDVGGCKEIVNEKTGVLIPLETSMKEVAEIITEFKDSSKNTIEFREGVRRFWEEHFDADKNYGKLFEEIVG; encoded by the coding sequence TTGAGAATTATCCATTACTTCGTTGATGAAATCCGAACTCCTTTTGTTGCAGAGGACATCAGGAGAATAGCCGCTCGTTTTGAAGTGGTCTATTTGTTTTCTGTAGAAAAGTTAGAAGGGAAAGAAAATCTACCCGAGAATGTAATTGTGTATGAGGATTTCTTGGATTGGAAACAGTTTAAGCCTATGCAGATTGTCATAAAGAATTTGTTTTCTATCTTAGGGATTTACATTTCAGAATCTTGGGCATTAAAAAAGTTTCTGCCTTTCAAGAAAACAATTGCATTGATAAGTTCTAATATTTTCAAAGCAGAACAAATTTTAGATATAGTTCGTACCCTTCGACTACGCTCAGGGTACGAACTACGGTCAGGGTACGAACTCACGAGCATTAATAGTGGTCTATATGCTCAAACGGAAGTTACATCACAATCGCTGAGCAAACCTACACCGCGGTCGCTGAGCGTAGTCGAAGCGCCCGCCTACTACTCCTTCTGGTTCTACGACTGCATCTACCTAGCTTGGATGAGAAAGAAAGGATGGATTGATAAAGCAGTTACACGGGCACATGGAGGAGATTTATTTGAAGAAAGAGGTTCATTAAATGGGAAAACTTTATTGAGAAACTTTCAAACTAAATACCTTGATGCTGTTTTATCTGTTTCAGATGAAGGAACAGAATACCTTAAAAAAAGGTATCCTAAAGCAAAAAACAAGATTAAGACTGTATTTCTGGGAAGCCAAGATGCCGGAGAGAATCCATTTGAAAAAAAAAGTTTTACAATAGTAAGTTGTGCGAGAGTGCGTAATATTAAGCGCATACATAAAATAGCGGAGATGCTTCAATTTATTTCCTTTCCTATAACATGGATTCATATTGGTTCGGAAAACTTGGAAGCAAAGAATGACCCGACCATTTCCATTTATCTAAAGAATAAAGAAAAACTCAACCAGAATCCTAATGTTACTGTTGTGACCCAAGGTTTGATGAATAATCAAGAAGTTTTAAATCTGTATAAAAATACTCCAATCAATCTGTTTATTAGCTTGTCAGAAGCAGAGGGTATTCCAGTCAGTATGATGGAGGCGATTAGTTTTGGGATTCCCATACTCTCAACAGATGTAGGAGGCTGCAAAGAAATTGTAAATGAAAAAACTGGAGTCTTAATACCTTTGGAAACTTCTATGAAAGAGGTAGCAGAGATTATAACGGAATTCAAGGATTCTTCAAAAAATACAATTGAATTTAGAGAAGGAGTAAGAAGATTTTGGGAGGAACATTTTGATGCGGATAAGAATTACGGGAAATTGTTTGAGGAGATAGTTGGATAA